CGGTGGCCGCCGCCAGGAATTTGACTTCCCGCCGGTGGATAAAGCGCGGGCCTTTGACTGTGTGGACGTGATGCGCAACATCGCCGACAGCAAAGGGGTGTCGGTCGCGCAGATTGCCCTCGCCTGGCTGCTCCATCAGCCGGTGGTCAGCAGCGTGATTGTGGGGGCGAAACGGGTGGATCAGCTGGACGACAATATCGCCGCGACGGAGATCCATCTCAGCGACGAGGAGCTGAAACAGCTGGATGCGGTGAGCGCGCTGCCGCGTGAATATCCGGGGTGGATGCTGGAGCGGCAGGGAGAGTATCGCCGTAATCAGCTGGCGCAGCAGTAATCACAGCCGGGTGGCGGCTGCGCCTTACCCGGCCTACAAACGACCCGTAGGCCCGGCAAGCGTAGCGCCGCCGGGCATTGCCACACGCAGCAGTAACAGACAATAAAAAAAGCGGGCCATCAGGCCCGCTTTTTTTATATCGCATTCCGCAATCAGTTAAGACGAACCGGCATACCGGAACGGTTGTTGATCGCTTGCTCAACGATGGTCGCATCCACGTCCTGCTGGCCGGTGATGGCCTGCACGTTGCTGGTCAGGGTAACCGGCACGGTGACGTTGTTGTCGATCTGATCTTCGCTGGTGGACAGCGGGTTATGCACTTCGAGGTAACGGCTGCCATCCGGCTCGGTGGTCGCTTTTACCGGCTCGTTGATGAACTGCACGCGCGTACCTACCGGCACGTTCTCGAACAGGAACTTGATGTCGTCGTTACGCAGACGCACACAGCCGTGGCTCACGCGCAGGCCGATACCGAAGTTGGCGTTGGTGCCGTGAATCGCGTACAGACGACCGATGTACAGGGCGTACAGACCCATCGGGTTATCCGGGCCAGCAGGAACAACGGCTGGCAGCGGCTCGCCCGCGGCGATGTATTCCGCGTGCATTTTGGCGGTTGGGGTCCAGGTTGGGCCGGCTTTCTTACGCTCAACTTTGGTGGTCCAGTTCATCGGGGTATCTTTACCCAGCTGGCCGATACCGATTGGCAGCACGATCACGGTGTTGGTGCCTTTCGGGTAGTAGTACAGACGCATTTCGGCGCTGTTGATCACGATGCCTTCATGCACGGTGTCCGGCAGGATCAGCTGCTGAGGAATGTTCAGCACGGTACCGCCCTTCGGCAGGTACGGATCAACGCCCGGGTTAGCCTCGAGCATGTTGGACAGGCCCAGTTGGTATTCAGCTGCGAAATATTCCAGCGGCTGGCTGTTGCCCTCTTCAACGGTCACAACCTGGTTCTGACCCACCAGACGGCTACCGTCGGTTGGCAGTGGATAGGTGACAGCAGAAGCGGTCTTGCAAAACCCTACTACGGCAAACGCCGCCGCAAAAAGCGAAGTTAATTTCATATTCATGGTGTGCGAGGTATCTGTGCCACTTGGCAGGTTGTTTAAAAGTCTGAACGGTTTAGGGAGCGCATTATATGTGCATTCCTGACCGCATGGAATTCGGATGTGTACTAAATCACACTTTTTTCCGTTTCGTTAAAGTTTAGCGTTATGTTGTTACACGGGATCTCATTTCGGAATTGTGGCATAATGCCGGGTTTATCACACTTCTCGCAGGAATCTCCCGTGTTAGTTACCAGCAACGTCACTATGCAGTTTGGCAGTAAGCCGCTGTTCGAAAACATTTCCGTCAAATTTGGCGGCGGCAACCGTTACGGCCTGATTGGTGCCAACGGTAGCGGAAAATCCACCTTCATGAAGATCCTCGGCGGCGATTTAGAGCCGACTCTGGGCAACGTTTCTCTCGATCCGAACGAGCGCATCGGTAAGCTGCGTCAGGATCAGTTCGCCTTTGAAGCGTTCACCGTTCTTGACACGGTGATCATGGGCCACGGTGAGCTGTGGGAAGTGAAGCAGGAGCGCGATCGCATCTACGCCCTTGCCGAAATGAGCGAAGAAGACGGCTATAAAGTGGCCGATCTCGAAGTGCAGTACGGCGAAATGGACGGCTACTCTGCCGAGTCCCGTGCCGGTGAACTGCTGTTGGGCGTGGGCATTCCGGTTGAACAGCACTACGGTCTGATGAGCGAAGTAGCACCAGGCTGGAAGCTGCGTGTGCTGCTGGCGCAGGCGCTGTTCTCTAACCCGGACATCCTGCTGCTCGACGAACCGACGAACAACCTGGACATCGACACCATTCGCTGGCTGGAGCAGACGCTGAACGAGCGTAACAGCACCATGATCATCATCTCGCACGACCGTCACTTCCTGAACATGGTCTGCACCCACATGGCGGATCTGGACTACGGCGAACTGCGCGTGTACGCCGGTAACTACGATGAGTACATGACCGCCGCGACCCAGGCGCGTGAGCGTCTGCTGGCCGACAACGCCAAGAAAAAGGCGCAGATTGCGGACCTGCAATCCTTCGTCAGCCGCTTCAGCGCCAACGCCTCTAAATCGCGTCAGGCGACCTCGCGTGCCCGTCAGATCGACAAAATCAAGCTGGATGAAGTTAAAGCCTCCAGCCGTCAGAACCCGTTCATCCGCTTCGAGCAGGACAAGAAGCTGTTCCGTAACGCCCTGGCCGTCGAAGAGCTGTCAAAAGGTTTCGATAACGGTCCGCTGTTTAAGAACTTCAACCTGCTGCTGGAAGTGGGCGAGAAGATCGCTATTCTGGGCGCCAACGGCGTGGGTAAATCCACCATGCTGAAGACCCTGGTAGGTGAACTGGCCCCGGATAACGGCACCGTAAAATGGTCCGAGAACGCGCAGATTGGTTATTACGCGCAGGATCACGCCGAAGATTTCGACAACGATCTGACCGTTTTCGACTGGATGAGCCAGTGGAAATCAGAAGGCGATGACGAGCAGGTGGTGCGCAGCTTCCTCGGCCGTCTGCTGTTCAGCCAGGACGACATCAAAAAGCCGGCGAAGGTGCTCTCCGGTGGTGAGAAAGGCCGTATGCTCTTCGGCAAGCTGATGATGCAGAAACCGAACATCCTGGTGATGGACGAACCGACCAACCACCTGGACATGGAATCGATCGAATCGCTGAACATGGCGCTGGAGATGTATCAGGGCACCCTGATCTTCGTCTCTCACGACCGTGAGTTTGTGAGCTCGCTGGCGACCCGCGTGATTGAAATTACGCCAGAGCGCGTGGTGGACTTCAGCGGTAACTATGAAGATTACCTGCGCAGCAAAGGTATCGATAACTAGAAAAAAGCCGGGTGGCGGCTTCGCCTTACCCGGCCTACGAATCTGTTCCCTCTCCCGGTGGGAGAGGGTTAGGGTGAGGGCATCAGGCCGCACTACATCACCCACTCACTCCCTTCAACACCGTTCACCAGCAGCTTACGTTTTTCCCCGGCCGGTAACGACAGCTTCAGCGCCTTCCACGCCGGACGATAATCCCCGCGCCCGTTGATCTTCAGGTTGATGGTTGCCCCATCGCACACCATCTCCCACTCCACCCACAGCGCATTGCCGTTCTGATAACCCCAGCTCTCGCCGTCGTCTTCAAACAGCAGCCCCGAAGTCGCACCCACGCCTTTCACCGGGAACAGCTTCAGCTCGCGGGTATCGTCTTTTTCGGCTGACACATGGGTGATGCGTTCGCTGAGGGGCAGACCGGCCCCGGCGCGCACCAGCAGCGGCAGTTTTTCCAGCGGGGCGTCGCGGACGATCCACTGCCCGCCCGAGAACCACTCCTGGGTGTAAAAATCGTACCAGCCGGTTTCGTTATCCGGCAGCCAGAGGCGGCGCTCGCGCTGACCGGCTTCGACGACGCTGGCTACCAGCAGGTCGCGGCCCAGCAGGAAGTCATCGCACTCTTCAAAGGTCTGCGCATCGTGCTCGTGGTCGAGGAAGGTCGGACGCAGCATCGGCTCGTCATCGGCATGGGCCTGCCAGAGCAGGGTGTAGAGATACGGCAGCAGGCGGTAGCGCAGCTCAATGGCACCGCGAATGGCCGGCGTCACGCCCGGATACATCCAGGGTTCGTTAACGGTGGCATCATCATTCCACGAGTGAATGGTAAAGCGCGGATGCATCACCCCGTTCTGCACCCAGCGCACGAACAGCTCGGCGTCCGGCTTATCGCCGGAGAAGCCGCCGACGTCGTGGCCGACGTTATATAACCCGGAGAGGCTCATCCCCAGCCCCATGCGGGTGTTGTAGCGCAGGGTCGCCCAGTTGGTGCGGTTATCGCCGCTCCAGGTCTGGACGTAGCGCTGCATCCCGGCGCAGCCGGAACGGGAGATCAGGTACGGACGTTTTTCCGGCGCAAAGCGCTGCTGCGCTTCCAGCGAAGCCCGCATCATCAGCAGCGGCATCACCGGGCGAATATGTTTGATGGCGATTTCGTTGCCAAAGCCGTGGCAGCGCGCTTCCCCGTCCCACACCTCGAACTCGTTATTGTCGTTCCAGGTGGAGTCGATCCCCATCTCCAGCAGCTGGGTGGTTACCCCTTCCTGCCACCACTGCACCGTCTGCGGGTTAGTAAAGTCGAGGTGAGAACCTTCGTCATCCCAGAAGCTGGAGCGTTCCGGTGCGTCGGTTTCAGAATCACGGATAAACAAGCCGCGTTCCGCCACCTCGTTATAGCGGGGGTGATCCTGCAGCAGGCACGGCTTGATGTTGGCTGCCAGCTTGAGTCCCGCGTCGTGGAACGCCTGGCTCATCACCTTCGGCTGCGGCACCTTGTCGTAGTTCCAGTTAAAGACGTAGCGCTTGCCGTTGATCGAGGTGTATCCCGACGAGAGCTGGAACGAGTCGCACGGAATGGCGTGCTCTTCGCACAGGCGGATAAAGTTCATCAGCTGGTTCTGCGCGTCCGGCGCGTCGGTGTAGTGCATGGTCGAGCCGCTGTAGCCCAGGCTCCACTTCGGCCCGAACAGGGTTTTGCCGGTCAGGCGCACGAAGGCTTTGGTGACGTCCAGCGCCCGTTTGCCGGTGAAGATGTAGTAATCGATATCGCCCGCTTCCGCCTGCCAGCGGCGGTAGGCGGTGTGGTAGTTGTCGATTTCGTTACCCAGATCCAGCCAGCAGCTGCTCAGGTTGTCGTAAAACAGGCCGTAGCTCACGTCATCCCGGCGGGTGAGGGTAAACGGAATATGCTTGTACAGCGGATCGGTGCTGGCCGCGTTATAGCCCATCGCATCCAGGTTACGCATCTCATAGCGCTTGCCGTTGCGCTGCAGATCGCCCGCTTTCTCGCCGAGGCCATAAAAACGCTCGTCCTGACGACGGCTCAGGTAGTGCGCCACGCCGTCGCCGTGGGCGTTGAGCAGATAGGCGCTGGTCGGACGGTCATTAACCAGCGGCTGCCACTCGCCCGCGTCATCGCGATAGTGCCACTCCAGCCACAGCGGCTGGTGGACGGTGACGCGCAGCTGTTCGGTGGCAACGGTCAGCACATCGTCCTGCTGGGTCAGGGTCCAGGCCGGGCAGGTAAAGCCGCTGAGGTCGTCCCGGCGGCGGCCTTCCCAGGGTACGTCCTGCTCGGGGGCGATGCTCCAGGTACGATCCAGGGTCAGTGCGCCCTGGCGCTTAATCAGCACGCGGAACAGGTTCTCTTCCAGCACGTACAGGCACAGGCGATGCTGGTTATCGACCAGCAGTTCCAGATGGTTCGCTGACTGTTTATCTACGGTCCAGTTTTTCAGGGTTTTCATATGCAATACATCCACTATCAGGCGCGCTTGGCGCGACGTTCAGCAATAAATGCCACCAGGAAAACAGCGCCAATCAGGTCGAAGAACCCCATGGCAATAAAGAGCGGGTTAAAGCCGATTTTGTCGGCGGTCACACCAATCAACAGGGAGAAGAGGAAGCTGGCGATCCACGCCGCCGAGCCGCGCATGCCGTTGACGGTGGCCATCTGGCCCTTGTCGAAAGACTCCACCACCAGCGCGCTGAGCATGCAGGAGATGATCTGGTGCCCAAAGCCGCCGATGGAGATCAGCGCAATGGTGATGTACGGGTCGCGGGTGAGGGCGACGATGCCGAGGGAGATCATCAGGAAGGCACCGGTAACCGAGCTGGCCACCACCGAGTTGACGCGGGAGCAGCCGAACCAGCGGGTATAGAGACGGGTGAGATAGCCGCTCGCGACGCTGCCGAGGTCAGCGGCGAGGAACGGCAGCCAGGCAAACATCGCAATCTGCTTCAGATCCATGCCGTGCTCTTTCGCCAGATAGAGCGGCACCCAGAAGCTCAGTACCGCCCAGGCCGGTTCCGCCATAAACGCCGGAATGGCAATCCCGTAGAAGCGTTTGTTCTTCGAGACGGTTTTCAGCGCGGTCAGGAAGGGCAGTTTCACCGCCGGGGGCTCGTTATCCTGCTTGATAAACGCCAGCTCGTCCTTGCTCAGGTTCGGGTGCTGCTCCGGGTTGTGGTAGAACGCCCACCACAGGATCACCCACAGCAGCGCCAGCACGCCGGTAAACATAAACGCG
This Leclercia sp. S52 DNA region includes the following protein-coding sequences:
- a CDS encoding MFS transporter translates to MSQDINHTVAVGKTRRVIKNLRWYVLVLFLLGVTVNYITRNSLGILAPELKESLGITTEQYSWIVGAFQLAYTLFQPLCGWLIDVIGLKIGFMVCAGIWALMCIFHAGAGSWLHLAILRFFMGASEAAATPANAKTIGEWFPKSERPVAAGWAGVGFSIGAMLAPPIIYFAHASFGWQGAFMFTGVLALLWVILWWAFYHNPEQHPNLSKDELAFIKQDNEPPAVKLPFLTALKTVSKNKRFYGIAIPAFMAEPAWAVLSFWVPLYLAKEHGMDLKQIAMFAWLPFLAADLGSVASGYLTRLYTRWFGCSRVNSVVASSVTGAFLMISLGIVALTRDPYITIALISIGGFGHQIISCMLSALVVESFDKGQMATVNGMRGSAAWIASFLFSLLIGVTADKIGFNPLFIAMGFFDLIGAVFLVAFIAERRAKRA
- a CDS encoding glycoside hydrolase family 31 protein is translated as MKTLKNWTVDKQSANHLELLVDNQHRLCLYVLEENLFRVLIKRQGALTLDRTWSIAPEQDVPWEGRRRDDLSGFTCPAWTLTQQDDVLTVATEQLRVTVHQPLWLEWHYRDDAGEWQPLVNDRPTSAYLLNAHGDGVAHYLSRRQDERFYGLGEKAGDLQRNGKRYEMRNLDAMGYNAASTDPLYKHIPFTLTRRDDVSYGLFYDNLSSCWLDLGNEIDNYHTAYRRWQAEAGDIDYYIFTGKRALDVTKAFVRLTGKTLFGPKWSLGYSGSTMHYTDAPDAQNQLMNFIRLCEEHAIPCDSFQLSSGYTSINGKRYVFNWNYDKVPQPKVMSQAFHDAGLKLAANIKPCLLQDHPRYNEVAERGLFIRDSETDAPERSSFWDDEGSHLDFTNPQTVQWWQEGVTTQLLEMGIDSTWNDNNEFEVWDGEARCHGFGNEIAIKHIRPVMPLLMMRASLEAQQRFAPEKRPYLISRSGCAGMQRYVQTWSGDNRTNWATLRYNTRMGLGMSLSGLYNVGHDVGGFSGDKPDAELFVRWVQNGVMHPRFTIHSWNDDATVNEPWMYPGVTPAIRGAIELRYRLLPYLYTLLWQAHADDEPMLRPTFLDHEHDAQTFEECDDFLLGRDLLVASVVEAGQRERRLWLPDNETGWYDFYTQEWFSGGQWIVRDAPLEKLPLLVRAGAGLPLSERITHVSAEKDDTRELKLFPVKGVGATSGLLFEDDGESWGYQNGNALWVEWEMVCDGATINLKINGRGDYRPAWKALKLSLPAGEKRKLLVNGVEGSEWVM
- the ldtB gene encoding L,D-transpeptidase, which translates into the protein MNMKLTSLFAAAFAVVGFCKTASAVTYPLPTDGSRLVGQNQVVTVEEGNSQPLEYFAAEYQLGLSNMLEANPGVDPYLPKGGTVLNIPQQLILPDTVHEGIVINSAEMRLYYYPKGTNTVIVLPIGIGQLGKDTPMNWTTKVERKKAGPTWTPTAKMHAEYIAAGEPLPAVVPAGPDNPMGLYALYIGRLYAIHGTNANFGIGLRVSHGCVRLRNDDIKFLFENVPVGTRVQFINEPVKATTEPDGSRYLEVHNPLSTSEDQIDNNVTVPVTLTSNVQAITGQQDVDATIVEQAINNRSGMPVRLN
- a CDS encoding ABC-F family ATPase; the protein is MLVTSNVTMQFGSKPLFENISVKFGGGNRYGLIGANGSGKSTFMKILGGDLEPTLGNVSLDPNERIGKLRQDQFAFEAFTVLDTVIMGHGELWEVKQERDRIYALAEMSEEDGYKVADLEVQYGEMDGYSAESRAGELLLGVGIPVEQHYGLMSEVAPGWKLRVLLAQALFSNPDILLLDEPTNNLDIDTIRWLEQTLNERNSTMIIISHDRHFLNMVCTHMADLDYGELRVYAGNYDEYMTAATQARERLLADNAKKKAQIADLQSFVSRFSANASKSRQATSRARQIDKIKLDEVKASSRQNPFIRFEQDKKLFRNALAVEELSKGFDNGPLFKNFNLLLEVGEKIAILGANGVGKSTMLKTLVGELAPDNGTVKWSENAQIGYYAQDHAEDFDNDLTVFDWMSQWKSEGDDEQVVRSFLGRLLFSQDDIKKPAKVLSGGEKGRMLFGKLMMQKPNILVMDEPTNHLDMESIESLNMALEMYQGTLIFVSHDREFVSSLATRVIEITPERVVDFSGNYEDYLRSKGIDN